A region from the Anomaloglossus baeobatrachus isolate aAnoBae1 chromosome 11, aAnoBae1.hap1, whole genome shotgun sequence genome encodes:
- the LOC142256323 gene encoding lysophosphatidic acid receptor 6-like, with protein MEITLNVPGGNCSLQADFQYGFFTVMYSLVFILGLPGNVLALYYLCQNRQRSRSANIYFVNLSAVDFVFICLLPLRIYYHNAGNNWIFGDVACRITGALFYTNIYLSIGFFTCISLDRYLAVVHPLTYMKVKCTRYSLILTVIIWIICGAITLPLILGGPLGSGNGTRTSCFDGFSTSAWQDRLAPYNTCALIFGFLLPFAIVVVFMPIFARRICRMKSSSHRKVALRIILFILVVSLICFLPYNISHLLYFMMKMDLIQDCASAVYIYKLRRITLALVSLNSCLNPTLYFIPYLSRRLNAPCTKQTYHIQTERPAARPPTTTTAPCVPRKLEPVTILGANVEWSVL; from the coding sequence ATGGAGATCACATTGAACGTCCCAGGAGGAAACTGCTCCTTACAGGCGGACTTCCAGTATGGCTTCTTCACGGTCATGTACAGCCTGGTGTTTATTCTCGGCTTACCCGGCAATGTCTTGGCGTTGTACTACCTGTGCCAAAACAGGCAGCGCTCCCGCAGTGCCAACATCTACTTTGTGAACCTCTCTGCGGTGGATTTCGTCTTCATCTGCCTCTTACCTCTTCGCATTTATTATCATAATGCCGGGAATAACTGGATCTTTGGAGATGTGGCGTGCCGGATCACCGGTGCCCTTTTCTACACCAACATCTACCTGAGCATTGGCTTCTTTACGTGCATCAGTTTGGACCGATACCTCGCCGTGGTGCACCCGCTAACGTACATGAAGGTCAAGTGCACGCGCTACTCCTTGATCCTGACCGTTATCATCTGGATTATTTGCGGGGCCATTACATTGCCTTTGATCCTGGGAGGACCGCTCGGCAGCGGGAACGGCACAAGGACTTCTTGCTTTGATGGCTTCTCCACCTCAGCGTGGCAGGATCGGCTGGCACCGTATAACACCTGTGCCTTGATCTTCGGCTTTCTTCTCCCCTTCGCCATCGTGGTGGTGTTCATGCCGATATTTGCACGGAGGATCTGTCGGATGAAGTCCAGCAGCCATCGGAAGGTGGCCCTGAGGATCATCCTCTTCATTCTGGTGGTCTCCTTGATCTGCTTCTTGCCCTACAACATCTCGCACTTGCTTTACTTCATGATGAAAATGGACCTGATCCAGGATTGTGCCAGCGCCGTATACATCTACAAGCTGCGCCGCATCACCCTGGCCTTAGTAAGTCTGAACAGCTGCCTGAACCCCACTCTGTACTTCATCCCATATCTCAGCCGAAGGTTGAACGCCCCCTGCACCAAGCAGACGTACCACATCCAGACGGAAAGACCGGCTGCCAGACCCCCTACTACAACCACCGCGCCTTGTGTGCCGAGAAAACTGGAACCGGTCACTATACTGGGGGCCAATGTGGAGTGGTCCGTCCTATGA